Proteins encoded in a region of the Cygnus olor isolate bCygOlo1 chromosome 4, bCygOlo1.pri.v2, whole genome shotgun sequence genome:
- the ABHD18 gene encoding protein ABHD18 isoform X2 → MGVSKLDVLYRKLLLTKLFIRGWGKPEDLKRIFEFRKIIGNREKCQTLVSKDYPVFIDKVEEQSDCKILEGHFISPLAHYVPGILPVESLVARFQFIIPRRWNSRHRPVCIHLAGTGDHMASLAVTNWPKPLPLIPCLSWSTASAVFTTGVLSKAVNWRELEKQYFTQTVYEEEIIQMLEYCGTDSFKMGQDFVKNFPDSVDSLEDIDVTSRMFNLDSSSKSVSKEAVHSFTTNKSTLSASSERLLIQDAPKMQCMNQTFSTSSSSNKNLNSQHGQRINNRRRSETLQRESLRFMKGVMDECTHVANFSVPVDPSLIIVVQAKEDAYIPRTGVRSLQEIWPGCEIRYLEGGHVSAYLFKQGLFRQAIYDAFDRFLQKYAV, encoded by the exons ATGGGTGTAAGTAAATTAGATGTCTTATACAGAAAACTTCTCCTCACTAAACTCTTCATCAGAGGATGGGGAAAACCAGAGGATCTGAAAAg AATATTTGAATTCAGAAAGATTAttggaaacagggaaaaatgccAGACGCTGGTTTCAAAAGATTACCCAGTTTTTATTGACAAG GTTGAGGAGCAATCAGACTGTAAAATCCTTGAGGGACACTTCATTTCCCCTTTGGCTCATTATGTCCCAGGTATCCTGCCAGTCGAATCTCTTGTAGCAAG GTTTCAGTTCATAATACCCAGAAGATGGAATAGCAGGCATAGACCTGTATGCATTCATTTAGCAGGCACTGGGGATCAT ATGGCTTCACTGGCCGTGACGAACTGGCCTAAACCACTGCCATTGATTCCATGTCTTTCCTGGTCAACAGCTTCTGCAGTCTTTACTACG GGTGTGTTGAGCAAGGCAGTGAACTGGAGAGAGCTGGAGAAACAGTATTTTACGCAAACTGTTTATGAAGAAGAAATCATTCAGATGCTTGAATACTGTGGA ACAGATTCTTTCAAGATGGGACAAGACTTTGTTAAAAACTTCCCTGACAGTGTCGACAGTCTGGAAGACATAGATGTGACTTCCAGAATGTTCAACCTTGATTCCTCGAGCAAGTCTGTATCTAAAGAAGCTGTCCACAGCTTTACCACAAATAAAAGTACTCTAAGTGCCTCATCAGAAAGACTCTTAATACAAGATGCTCCTAAAATGCAATGCATGAATCAAACATTTTCAACCAGtagcagcagcaataaaaacttAAACAGCCAACATGGACAGAGGATAAATAATAGAAGAAGGAGTGAGACTTTACAGAGAGAATCCTTAAGGTTCATGAAAGGAGTAATGGATGAATGTACCCATGTAGCTAACTTTTCAg ttcCAGTTGACCCAAGTTTAATCATAGTTGTACAAGCTAAGGAGGATGCATATATTCCTCGAACTGGGGTGCGCAGTCTTCAGGAAATCTGGCCTGGATGTGAAATCAGGTATCTGGAAGGAGGTCATGTCAGTGCCTACCTCTTCAAACAAGGACTCTTTAG GCAAGCAATTTATGATGCGTTTGACCGCTTTCTTCAGAAATACGCTGTTTAA
- the ABHD18 gene encoding protein ABHD18 isoform X1, which yields MGVSKLDVLYRKLLLTKLFIRGWGKPEDLKRIFEFRKIIGNREKCQTLVSKDYPVFIDKVEEQSDCKILEGHFISPLAHYVPGILPVESLVARFQFIIPRRWNSRHRPVCIHLAGTGDHYFWRRRTLMARPMIKEACMASLLLENPYYGCRKPKDQLRSCLKNVSDLFVMGGALVLESAALLHWLEREGYGPLGMTGISMGGHMASLAVTNWPKPLPLIPCLSWSTASAVFTTGVLSKAVNWRELEKQYFTQTVYEEEIIQMLEYCGTDSFKMGQDFVKNFPDSVDSLEDIDVTSRMFNLDSSSKSVSKEAVHSFTTNKSTLSASSERLLIQDAPKMQCMNQTFSTSSSSNKNLNSQHGQRINNRRRSETLQRESLRFMKGVMDECTHVANFSVPVDPSLIIVVQAKEDAYIPRTGVRSLQEIWPGCEIRYLEGGHVSAYLFKQGLFRQAIYDAFDRFLQKYAV from the exons ATGGGTGTAAGTAAATTAGATGTCTTATACAGAAAACTTCTCCTCACTAAACTCTTCATCAGAGGATGGGGAAAACCAGAGGATCTGAAAAg AATATTTGAATTCAGAAAGATTAttggaaacagggaaaaatgccAGACGCTGGTTTCAAAAGATTACCCAGTTTTTATTGACAAG GTTGAGGAGCAATCAGACTGTAAAATCCTTGAGGGACACTTCATTTCCCCTTTGGCTCATTATGTCCCAGGTATCCTGCCAGTCGAATCTCTTGTAGCAAG GTTTCAGTTCATAATACCCAGAAGATGGAATAGCAGGCATAGACCTGTATGCATTCATTTAGCAGGCACTGGGGATCAT TACTTCTGGAGGAGACGCACACTGATGGCACGTCCAATGATAAAAGAAGCCTGTATGGCTTCTCTATTACTTGAAAATCCTTATT ATGGCTGTAGAAAACCTAAGGATCAATT acggtcatgtttaaaaaatgtctcGGACCTGTTTGTGATGGGAGGAGCTCTTGTTCTAGAATCTGCAGCTCTTTTGCACTGGCTAGAGAGAGAAGGCTATGGACCGCTAGGGATGACTGGAATATCCATGGGAGGACAT ATGGCTTCACTGGCCGTGACGAACTGGCCTAAACCACTGCCATTGATTCCATGTCTTTCCTGGTCAACAGCTTCTGCAGTCTTTACTACG GGTGTGTTGAGCAAGGCAGTGAACTGGAGAGAGCTGGAGAAACAGTATTTTACGCAAACTGTTTATGAAGAAGAAATCATTCAGATGCTTGAATACTGTGGA ACAGATTCTTTCAAGATGGGACAAGACTTTGTTAAAAACTTCCCTGACAGTGTCGACAGTCTGGAAGACATAGATGTGACTTCCAGAATGTTCAACCTTGATTCCTCGAGCAAGTCTGTATCTAAAGAAGCTGTCCACAGCTTTACCACAAATAAAAGTACTCTAAGTGCCTCATCAGAAAGACTCTTAATACAAGATGCTCCTAAAATGCAATGCATGAATCAAACATTTTCAACCAGtagcagcagcaataaaaacttAAACAGCCAACATGGACAGAGGATAAATAATAGAAGAAGGAGTGAGACTTTACAGAGAGAATCCTTAAGGTTCATGAAAGGAGTAATGGATGAATGTACCCATGTAGCTAACTTTTCAg ttcCAGTTGACCCAAGTTTAATCATAGTTGTACAAGCTAAGGAGGATGCATATATTCCTCGAACTGGGGTGCGCAGTCTTCAGGAAATCTGGCCTGGATGTGAAATCAGGTATCTGGAAGGAGGTCATGTCAGTGCCTACCTCTTCAAACAAGGACTCTTTAG GCAAGCAATTTATGATGCGTTTGACCGCTTTCTTCAGAAATACGCTGTTTAA
- the ABHD18 gene encoding protein ABHD18 isoform X3 yields the protein MGGALVLESAALLHWLEREGYGPLGMTGISMGGHMASLAVTNWPKPLPLIPCLSWSTASAVFTTGVLSKAVNWRELEKQYFTQTVYEEEIIQMLEYCGTDSFKMGQDFVKNFPDSVDSLEDIDVTSRMFNLDSSSKSVSKEAVHSFTTNKSTLSASSERLLIQDAPKMQCMNQTFSTSSSSNKNLNSQHGQRINNRRRSETLQRESLRFMKGVMDECTHVANFSVPVDPSLIIVVQAKEDAYIPRTGVRSLQEIWPGCEIRYLEGGHVSAYLFKQGLFRQAIYDAFDRFLQKYAV from the exons ATGGGAGGAGCTCTTGTTCTAGAATCTGCAGCTCTTTTGCACTGGCTAGAGAGAGAAGGCTATGGACCGCTAGGGATGACTGGAATATCCATGGGAGGACAT ATGGCTTCACTGGCCGTGACGAACTGGCCTAAACCACTGCCATTGATTCCATGTCTTTCCTGGTCAACAGCTTCTGCAGTCTTTACTACG GGTGTGTTGAGCAAGGCAGTGAACTGGAGAGAGCTGGAGAAACAGTATTTTACGCAAACTGTTTATGAAGAAGAAATCATTCAGATGCTTGAATACTGTGGA ACAGATTCTTTCAAGATGGGACAAGACTTTGTTAAAAACTTCCCTGACAGTGTCGACAGTCTGGAAGACATAGATGTGACTTCCAGAATGTTCAACCTTGATTCCTCGAGCAAGTCTGTATCTAAAGAAGCTGTCCACAGCTTTACCACAAATAAAAGTACTCTAAGTGCCTCATCAGAAAGACTCTTAATACAAGATGCTCCTAAAATGCAATGCATGAATCAAACATTTTCAACCAGtagcagcagcaataaaaacttAAACAGCCAACATGGACAGAGGATAAATAATAGAAGAAGGAGTGAGACTTTACAGAGAGAATCCTTAAGGTTCATGAAAGGAGTAATGGATGAATGTACCCATGTAGCTAACTTTTCAg ttcCAGTTGACCCAAGTTTAATCATAGTTGTACAAGCTAAGGAGGATGCATATATTCCTCGAACTGGGGTGCGCAGTCTTCAGGAAATCTGGCCTGGATGTGAAATCAGGTATCTGGAAGGAGGTCATGTCAGTGCCTACCTCTTCAAACAAGGACTCTTTAG GCAAGCAATTTATGATGCGTTTGACCGCTTTCTTCAGAAATACGCTGTTTAA
- the MFSD8 gene encoding LOW QUALITY PROTEIN: major facilitator superfamily domain-containing protein 8 (The sequence of the model RefSeq protein was modified relative to this genomic sequence to represent the inferred CDS: inserted 4 bases in 4 codons; deleted 1 base in 1 codon), giving the protein MAAAAEGQEPLLRAEEEEEEEGQEGRDVVETQEHYKSRWRSIWIMYLTMFLSSVGFSIVIMSVWPYLQKIDPTADGSFLGWIIASYSIGQMVASPLFGLWSNYRPRREPLVVSTAISVAANCLYAYVHVPPSHNKYYMLTARALVGFGAGNVAVVRSYIAGATSLXRRTSAMANTSACQAVGFILGPVFQTCFTLIGEEGVTWKLIDLQLNMYTAPVLFGALLGIINIILIFAVFREHRVDDVGRQCSSINFEGEESGVLDQDAEGNVDHIAVVAMNFLFFVILFVFAVFETIATPLTMDMYXWTREKAVFYNGIILSVIGVESVTVFMVVKMLSKKTGERAILHGGLLIILIGFFILLPWGXKLPNIQWQEIKNNSIPRTISSEMVIPVWSLQAMQLPSNHSEPVGCPVTQSWCLNTPMIYLXQYISSDILIGLGYPVCNVMSYTLYSKLLGPKPQGVYMGWLTASGSGARILGPVFVSQIYTHLGPRWAFSLICGVVVISLLVLEIVYKRLIAFSVRYGRMQEESC; this is encoded by the exons atggcggcggcggcagaAGGGCAGGAGCCCCTGCTGAGagctgaagaggaggaggaggaggagggtcaGGAGGGCAG GGATGTTGTGGAAACACAGGAGCATTATAAAAGCAGGTGGAGGTCCATCTGGATCATGTACCTTACTATGTTTCTCAGTAGTGTAG GTTTCTCAATTGTAATTATGTCTGTATGGCCATATCTACAAAAG attGATCCAACC GCAGATGGAAGTTTCTTGGGCTGGATTATAGCTTCGTACAGCATTGGCCAAATGGTCGCCTCTCCCCTGTTCGGCTTATGGTCCAATTACAGGCCAAGGAGAGAACCTCTTGTTGTTTCAACGGCAATTTCAGTAGCTGCTAATTGTCTTTATGCCTATGTCCATGTACCTCCTTCACACAACAAATACTACATGCTGACTGCACGTGCTCTTGTGGGTTTTGGAGCAG gaaatgtgGCTGTAGTTCGGTCATATATTGCGGGTGCCACTTCCC ACAGAAGAACAAGTGCCATGGCCAATACCAGTGCCTGCCAAGCAGTAGGCTTCATATTAGGACCAG TTTTTCAGACATGTTTTACGCTTATTGGAGAAGAAGGAGTAACATGGAAATTAATTGATCTTCAGCTGAACATGTATACAGCACCAGTTTTATTTGGAGCTCTTTTAggaattattaatattattctcATCTTTGCTGTGTTCAG AGAGCATCGAGTGGATGACGTGGGACGGCAATGCAGTAGTATCAATTTTGAAGGAGAAG AAAGTGGTGTTCTGGATCAggatgcagaaggaaatgttgACCATATTGCTGTGGTAgcaatgaattttcttttctttgtcatcttgtttgtgtttgcagtCTTTGAAAC CATAGCTACTCCACTGACGATGGATATGT CCTGGACGAgggaaaaagctgttttttataATGGAATAATCCTCAGTGTGATTGGCGTCGAATCAGTTACTGTTTTCATGGTGGTTAAAATGCTATCTAAAAA GACTGGTGAGCGTGCCATACTCCATGGAGGCTTACTGATCATCTTAATTGGATTCTTTATCTTACTGCCTTGGG AAAAACTACCAAATATCCAATGGCAAG aaataaagaacaattcTATTCCTCGAACAATTTCCAGTGAAATGGTGATACCTGTCTGGAGTTTGCAAGCAATGCAGCTTCCATCCAACCACTCAGAGCCTGTAGGCTGCCCTGTCACACAGTCCTGGTGCCTGAATACTCCCATGATCTATC GCCAGTATATCAGCTCTGACATACTAATAGGATTGGGCTATCCAGTTTGTAATGTCATGTCCTACACTTTATACTCAAAACTTCTAGGCCCAAAACCTCAG GGTGTCTACATGGGATGGTTAACTGCCTCTGGAAGTGGAGCACGCATACTTGGACCTGTTTTTGTGAGCCAAATATACACTCACCTGGGGCCACGTTGGGCATTTAGCTTAATCTGTGGCGTAGTCGTAATTTCTCTCTTAGTCTTGGAGATAGTATACAAGAGACTTATTGCCTTTTCTGTTAGGTATGGAAGGATGCAAGAAGAGAGTTGTTAA